From the genome of Spinacia oleracea cultivar Varoflay chromosome 2, BTI_SOV_V1, whole genome shotgun sequence, one region includes:
- the LOC130468055 gene encoding uncharacterized protein encodes MSDTSDSANPSSPGYMSDSSEPYSPSSPSSVSLSSDEEARTIAENWTKSMHDVISRSEPAVISISSGSSSGGGSPVAGRATPVVSGPTPACRQLLRELRHEHLVRAVRLNPPPNAPVGLDIQPLSEVAWLDSFDPLDEPFTGGIDGSLHVYRRRSSMASGPSSGSGDAEHHLENPILEEVGLLRPFLLYVEEDLPVGSTENYLSPEVSYGPLNAAPDADWLKAARQHDYPGVGRELYAFPCGYELVVPADDARITAPPPGHIGLYSYHLDFGLRFPLDPILAKFLKAFNVCLAQLHPFAIRTLVCYLWVVRFKGFPETLSLCKRLHCIRSSDNKEGNIGWFTTYTARGKMTCLGNPTG; translated from the coding sequence ATGTCTGATACCTCTGATAGTGCCAACCCTAGTAGCCCTGGGTATATGAGTGATTCCTCCGAGCCATACTCTCCTTCTTCCCCTTCCTCTGTTTCTTTATCCTCTGATGAAGAGGCTAGGACAATAGCAGAGAATTGGACTAAGTCTATGCATGATGTCATTTCTCGTTCAGAGCCTGCGGTGATATCTATCTCCAGTGGTTCTTCCTCTGGGGGTGGGTCCCCCGTTGCTGGCAGGGCTACGCCTGTTGTGTCAGGGCCTACTCCTGCCTGTCGTCAGCTTCTTAGAGAACTTCGCCATGAGCATTTGGTCAGGGCGGTTCGACTGAACCCTCCCCCTAACGCCCCTGTGGGATTAGATATCCAACCTTTGTCCGAAGTAGCCTGGTTGGACAGTTTTGATCCACTAGACGAGCCTTTCACTGGGGGTATTGATGGGTCATTGCATGTTTACCGCAGACGTTCTTCAATGGCAAGTGGCCCTAGCAGTGGTTCTGGCGACGCAGAGCATCATCTTGAGAATCCCATTCTCGAGGAGGTGGGGCTTCTCCGACCGTTTCTGTTGTATGTCGAGGAAGATCTGCCCGTTGGCTCGACTGAAAATTATTTAAGTCCTGAAGTTTCGTATGGTCCCTTAAATGCTGCGCCGGATGCGGACTGGCTCAAAGCAGCTCGTCAACATGATTATCCTGGTGTTGGAAGGGAGCTTTATGCTTTTCCCTGTGGATATGAGCTGGTTGTCCCCGCAGATGATGCTCGTATTACTGCTCCTCCCCCAGGTCATATTGGGTTATATTCATACCATCTGGACTTTGGGCTGCGCTTTCCCTTGGATCCAATCTTAGCCAAATTTCTGAAGGCTTTTAATGTCTGCCTGGCGCAGCTTCATCCGTTTGCTATACGGACTCTGGTCTGCTACTTGTGGGTGGTGCGTTTCAAAGGCTTCCCTGAGACTCTCTCCTTATGCAAACGACTACACTGTATTAGAAGCAGTGATAACAAGGAAGGGAACATTGGTTGGTTCACCACCTACACTGCTCGAGGCAAGATGACTTGTCTGGGTAATCCTACCGGGTAG